CTAGATTTGGATCATCCTGAGTATTGAAAAAAGGTTAATGATCTATCCGATCTCTATGTTGGGCTCAAATCCCACTGGAATGATCAACCAAATCGCACAGGAATGCCCCAAGGGTTCTTTAAACTGTCCTCCTTTTCTCGTTCCTTGCCCTTAATTACTCTCTCACTTCATTCTATAGGCTTATATTGTTGTTATGCAGTTGCTCGACGGCCTTCTAAATCATAACACTGCCCGTGTATACAACAATAATCATTCTTTGATGGATCCCATATAAAACATGAAACCTAATTAAGATATAGTCCCAGACTAGGACTTGTTAGGGTGGGCTACACATGCCTTCTGAACTATCCTTTATCTACACAGATGTTGCAGCTACTTTCTTTCTCAGGtcctaccttttttttttttacttgtgTTTTTATTTGAGGCCTCTAACCTCCTGctataataaataaaacaaagTCAAAAAGAGGAAGGATAAAATGCACTATACTTACCGGTTATCAAAAGATGGATGACTATCAAACAACATGCACTGTATATGATACGGCATATAGTCGCAAGCTACTTTGTTTGATGGATGTCCATATGTTGATTACACCGCTCAACACTTCAGGTGCTGCAAGCACACCATCGAGGATCCGGGCTTATACAAAAATGGTTAACTCCTACGAAATTGTTTTTGGTGGTAGAACCCTTTAGATTCAGAAATTTTAGGCAGCTAACCCCCTTTTGTGTAACTTTTCTTGAGGGTTGGTCATTTATCTAGAAATGCTCACGCCCACGAAACTCTATCCACTCATGAACATGTGAACGAAGAATTAAAGAGGGGATGGTGGGTAGGTGCACATAGTTAAATAAGACAAtgacttccttttttttttttgttccttcaTCAATAAGAGAAGCATTAAGCACAGAGATATTGCTTTACGTCTTAGAACATGCTTCTTGGGCTCCTGGAGTCACTTCAGGTCTGCAGAGAGTTGTTTGCATTTGACTGTCCCAAAATGACCTGAAGTGAATTTCCGCTTGAGAAGGAACTAGGCTCAATAATATGTAAAACGCTTTCTCCTGGTGGGAACTTGAAGCCACTTTGATGCAATTAGTTCCATGTATTTGCCAAGTAATATAATAATTAGTTATCTATCAATacaaaaattaaacaaaaccATTTCTCACCCAAAGAAAAACGTTCTAGGCATATATGTGCACGTAAACAAAAACATAGACAACTTCTTTCTAGCCACAACCTTGCATCCAAGTTAGTTAGAACCCAAATTCaagtaaagaaaaaattatagtAACTCTAAATTTTACATATGGTCACTATGGAGACTGAGACAGTTTTAGCGAAGAACCGTTATGATAACGTTAATGGCGGCCTGGTTTCTTTGGCTGATTCGTACCTTGGAGATCCCGTGAAGGATGATTAATGAGCGCGAGGTAGTACGACACATCGTCCGACCAAAATAGACAGATTAGATGGTTGAAGAAATCTATTGCAGGATATTTGGGATTTGCGCGGTCATAACTGGCCGTGGCCGTTTTGAATTGCATAGATTCAAACCAGCACACGTGAAGGACGCATGCAATTAATTTCAAATGGATTCCTGTCGAAACACTACGATGTTAAaagataaatattataatagctgttataatgaaaaataacaaacaatAACAAAACGTTAACAACATTAGTATCCATCAAACTATTCATCTAATTAACAAAGTAATTCTTAAAGGGGAAATTAGTGGAAAAATTGAAAGGATTACATAATGATCGACTGttatttaaatatataatgTATAATACGACGGATACCACCACGCAGTGCCGTTCGCCTCACAGAATCGATCCGCTGAAAGGCATGAAGCCCGAGTCCACCGTCCGAACCCCCCGCACCCCCTCGAGCCACGACAAAAATTCCACTTATTTATTACTCAGAAAGGCGAACCACCAACTCATCCGTATAATAACTAGCTAATAATTAAAGAAGGTCAATATTCTGATAACGTGGATTCCCTCTTTTCTCTGTAGTTTGAAATAATATAAAtacccttccctcctcctcctctttttactattctttctctcctcttcATTTCAAAACAAGAGCAAACGAGAAAGATaatagatagagagggagagagagagagaggtgcaaTGGCGAGCAATGGAAGCAGTAGTAGGCTTAAGCAGCGACTCGTTCGCATGTTTaaaccttcttctcttctccgctCCTCCTGCAACGGTTCCACCTCCGGTGCCACCATCCTGAGCTCCACCGGCTCGAGCCGGACCCTTTTGCGCGACGTCGCCCCTGCGCCCGTCTTTGTCCCCCGCCACCACCGACACCGAGGTGTtgacgatgatgatgatggtatGTTCTTAACCCATGACAGCCTCGGCCGATCTCTATCCTCCTCGATCGCCAATGATCGTCGTCGCCATGCGGCTCCCGTCTTGCCGCTCTCCATAGATTGTGGAGGTTGCCGGCCCACCCGAGACAGGCCTCCTCTCGTTGCCAAGCGTGAGAAGGGGAGACACGGGAAGAAtaagaagagggagaggagagtgAGAGAGACGGGTGGGTTCTACGAGACcggagagggggaggggaggATGTGCCCTCCGGCCTCCCCTTCCTCTCCGTCGAAGAGTTCTTGTTACTACTACTGCTTCGATGAAgtggagaaaaaagagaaaaaggaggagaagaataaaaagaaacagaagaagaagaagttgcTGTCCAATAGCTATGGATTCAGTAGCACTTCTTCTGCGGACAGTGTTGACGGGTTCGAGTTCTTTACTAGTGAAG
This is a stretch of genomic DNA from Phoenix dactylifera cultivar Barhee BC4 chromosome 9, palm_55x_up_171113_PBpolish2nd_filt_p, whole genome shotgun sequence. It encodes these proteins:
- the LOC103701428 gene encoding transcription repressor OFP7-like; protein product: MASNGSSSRLKQRLVRMFKPSSLLRSSCNGSTSGATILSSTGSSRTLLRDVAPAPVFVPRHHRHRGVDDDDDGMFLTHDSLGRSLSSSIANDRRRHAAPVLPLSIDCGGCRPTRDRPPLVAKREKGRHGKNKKRERRVRETGGFYETGEGEGRMCPPASPSSPSKSSCYYYCFDEVEKKEKKEEKNKKKQKKKKLLSNSYGFSSTSSADSVDGFEFFTSEEREVKEETEAFFSSRSFSSDSSEFYQRPNNKKKKNKKKPSRCPPRRRTKNHENRIASEGFQPLVSIASREKKARKLEEEEKSVFAVVKRSRDPYGDFRSSMVEMIMERQIFGAEDLEKLLHYYLALNSPHHHPNILHAFSEILVVIFGN